From the Longimicrobium sp. genome, one window contains:
- a CDS encoding NADH-quinone oxidoreductase subunit M, giving the protein MEAFYHSHWILTLLIVFPLMGALAAYLSGEENAREVALGVGVIEFLVSVPLFWTFEPGARCTLPSFPVNSPAFQNCVDAAWFPKWGIHYQLGLDGISLFMVLLTTLLLPLMVLGSWTYIKEGKRGFYASLLALTTGVIGVFVALDMFLFYVFWEVMLIPMYFMIGIWGGKERIYAAVKFFLFTTVGSLLMLVAILYLFWMWSGPRPLEPSFSYFAFQQMQLTGLQQSLLFLAFALAFAIKVPIFPFHTWLPHAHVQAPTAGSVVLAGVLLKMGTYGFIRFALPLFPDAARAGRVAPWAMALGLIGIIYTAMVAAVQPNAKKLVAYTSVAHLGFVILGIFAFNLQGMQGALLVMIGHGLSTPMLFFLLGMLYERRHSYEIEDFGGLAASVPLFATMLVFAGMASVGLPTTAGFVSEFLVLLGAFETHPWFAIASALGVIFAAYYMLPMVQKMVFNRLDKPANLRIPDLNGRELAILVPLVALILWIGFYPKPFLDRMEPAARDVLVAVQRSKLIPDMPGVTTRGQVAMQRGAEAGR; this is encoded by the coding sequence GTGGAAGCCTTCTACCATAGCCACTGGATCCTCACCCTCCTCATCGTCTTCCCGCTGATGGGCGCGCTGGCCGCGTACCTGTCGGGCGAGGAGAACGCGCGCGAGGTGGCGCTGGGGGTGGGAGTCATCGAGTTCCTGGTGTCGGTGCCGCTCTTCTGGACCTTCGAGCCGGGCGCGCGCTGCACCCTGCCGTCGTTCCCGGTGAACTCGCCCGCCTTCCAGAACTGCGTCGACGCCGCCTGGTTCCCGAAATGGGGGATCCACTACCAGCTGGGGCTGGACGGGATCTCGCTCTTCATGGTGCTGCTGACCACCCTCCTGCTGCCGCTGATGGTGCTGGGGTCGTGGACGTACATCAAGGAAGGGAAGCGCGGCTTCTACGCCTCGCTGCTGGCGCTGACCACGGGCGTGATCGGGGTGTTCGTGGCGCTGGACATGTTCCTGTTCTACGTGTTCTGGGAGGTGATGCTGATCCCGATGTACTTCATGATCGGGATCTGGGGCGGGAAGGAGCGCATCTACGCGGCGGTGAAGTTCTTCCTCTTCACCACCGTGGGCTCGCTGCTGATGCTGGTGGCCATCCTCTACCTCTTCTGGATGTGGAGCGGCCCGCGCCCGCTGGAGCCCAGCTTCAGCTACTTCGCCTTCCAGCAGATGCAGCTGACCGGGCTGCAGCAGTCGCTCCTTTTCCTGGCGTTCGCGCTGGCCTTCGCCATCAAGGTGCCGATCTTCCCCTTCCACACCTGGCTCCCGCACGCGCACGTGCAGGCGCCCACGGCCGGCTCCGTGGTCCTGGCCGGCGTGCTGCTGAAGATGGGGACGTACGGCTTCATCCGCTTCGCCCTCCCGCTCTTCCCCGACGCCGCGAGGGCGGGACGGGTGGCGCCGTGGGCAATGGCGCTGGGGCTGATCGGCATCATCTACACGGCGATGGTGGCCGCCGTGCAGCCCAACGCGAAGAAGCTGGTGGCCTACACCTCGGTGGCGCACCTGGGCTTCGTGATCCTGGGCATCTTCGCCTTCAACCTGCAGGGGATGCAGGGCGCGCTGCTGGTGATGATCGGTCACGGCCTGTCGACGCCGATGCTCTTCTTCCTGCTGGGGATGCTGTACGAGCGGCGCCACAGCTACGAGATCGAGGACTTCGGCGGGCTGGCGGCCTCGGTCCCGCTCTTCGCCACCATGCTGGTGTTCGCGGGGATGGCGTCCGTCGGGCTGCCGACCACGGCCGGGTTCGTGAGCGAGTTCCTGGTGCTGCTGGGCGCGTTCGAGACGCACCCATGGTTCGCCATCGCGTCGGCCCTGGGGGTGATCTTCGCCGCGTACTACATGCTGCCGATGGTGCAGAAGATGGTGTTCAACCGGCTCGACAAGCCGGCAAACCTGCGGATCCCCGACCTGAACGGCCGCGAGCTGGCGATCCTGGTCCCGCTCGTCGCGCTGATCCTGTGGATCGGCTTCTACCCGAAGCCCTTCCTGGACCGGATGGAGCCGGCCGCGCGCGACGTGCTGGTGGCGGTGCAGCGGAGCAAGCTGATCCCCGACATGCCGGGCGTGACCACGCGCGGGCAGGTGGCGATGCAGCGCGGCGCGGAGGCGGGGCGATGA